From Streptomyces fungicidicus, one genomic window encodes:
- a CDS encoding aspartate kinase: MGLVVQKYGGSSVADAEGIKRVAKRIVEAKKNGHQVVAVVSAMGDTTDELIDLAEQVSPIPAGRELDMLLTAGERISMALLAMAIKNLGHNAQSFTGSQAGVITDSVHNKARIIDVTPGRIKTSVDEGNIAIVAGFQGVSQDSKDITTLGRGGSDTTAVALAAALDAEVCEIYTDVDGVFTADPRVVSKARKIDWIAFEDMLELAASGSKVLLHRCVEYARRYNIPIHVRSSFSGLQGTWVSSAQTKRGEKQVEQALISGVAHDTSEAKVTVVGVPDKPGEAASIFRTIANAEINIDMVVQNVSAASTGLTDISFTLPKTEGRKAIDALEKNKGTIGFDSLRYDDQIGKISLVGAGMKTNPGVTADFFTALSDAGVNIELISTSEIRISVVTRKDDVPEAVRAVHSAFGLDSDSDEAVVYGGTGR; encoded by the coding sequence GTGGGCCTTGTCGTGCAGAAGTACGGAGGCTCCTCCGTAGCCGATGCCGAAGGCATCAAGCGCGTCGCCAAGCGGATCGTGGAAGCCAAGAAGAACGGCCACCAGGTGGTCGCCGTGGTTTCCGCGATGGGCGACACGACGGACGAGCTGATCGATCTCGCGGAGCAGGTTTCCCCGATCCCTGCCGGGCGCGAGCTCGACATGCTGCTGACCGCGGGGGAGCGGATCTCCATGGCCCTGCTGGCCATGGCGATCAAAAACCTGGGCCACAACGCCCAGAGCTTCACCGGCAGCCAGGCAGGTGTCATCACCGACTCGGTCCACAACAAAGCCCGCATCATCGATGTCACGCCGGGCCGGATCAAGACCTCGGTCGACGAGGGCAACATCGCCATCGTCGCCGGTTTCCAGGGCGTCAGCCAGGACTCCAAGGACATCACCACGCTGGGCCGCGGCGGTTCCGACACCACCGCCGTCGCCCTCGCCGCGGCGCTCGACGCCGAGGTGTGCGAGATCTACACGGATGTCGACGGCGTGTTCACCGCCGACCCGCGCGTGGTGAGCAAGGCCCGGAAGATCGACTGGATCGCGTTCGAGGACATGCTCGAGCTCGCGGCCTCCGGGTCGAAGGTGCTGCTCCACCGCTGTGTGGAGTACGCCCGCCGGTACAACATCCCGATCCACGTCCGCTCGTCCTTCAGCGGACTGCAGGGCACGTGGGTCAGCAGCGCGCAGACGAAGCGAGGGGAAAAGCAGGTGGAGCAGGCTCTCATCTCCGGTGTCGCGCACGACACCTCCGAGGCCAAGGTGACGGTCGTCGGCGTGCCGGACAAGCCCGGCGAGGCCGCCTCGATCTTCCGCACGATCGCCAATGCCGAGATCAACATCGACATGGTCGTGCAGAACGTGTCCGCCGCCTCCACGGGTCTGACGGACATCTCCTTCACCCTCCCGAAGACCGAGGGCCGCAAGGCCATCGACGCCCTGGAGAAGAACAAGGGCACCATCGGCTTCGACTCCCTGCGCTACGACGACCAGATCGGCAAGATCTCCCTGGTCGGCGCGGGCATGAAGACCAACCCCGGCGTCACGGCCGACTTCTTCACGGCGCTCAGCGACGCGGGTGTGAACATCGAGCTGATCTCGACCTCCGAGATCCGCATCTCGGTCGTCACCCGCAAGGACGACGTGCCGGAGGCCGTCCGCGCCGTGCACTCCGCGTTCGGACTGGACTCCGACAGCGACGAGGCCGTGGTCTACGGAGGCACCGGCCGCTGA
- a CDS encoding aspartate-semialdehyde dehydrogenase — MTGPAGPGRSGRPTLAVVGATGAVGTVMLQILSQRADVWGEIRLIASPRSAGRKLAVRGEEIEVLALTEEAFDGVDVALFDVPDEVAGRWAPFAAARGAVVVDNSGAFRMDPDVPLVVPEVNPHAVRTRPRGIVANPNCTTLSMIVALGALHAGFGLRELVVSSYQAVSGAGHAGVRTLREQLSLVAGTELGTSPGDVRRAVGDNTGPFPEPVALNVVPWAGSLREDGWSSEEMKVRDESRKILGLPTLPVAVTCVRVPVVTTHSLTVHARFENEVTVDRAREILATAPGVVLFDNPAAGEFPTPADVVGTDPTWVGRVRRALDDPTALELFVCGDNLRKGAALNTAQIAELVAVEQQKSSGSHGVPA; from the coding sequence ATGACCGGACCCGCGGGACCCGGGCGTTCCGGGCGGCCGACGCTCGCGGTCGTCGGAGCGACCGGGGCCGTCGGCACGGTCATGCTCCAGATCCTGTCCCAGCGGGCCGACGTCTGGGGCGAGATCCGGTTGATCGCCTCCCCGCGCTCGGCCGGCCGCAAGCTGGCCGTGCGCGGTGAGGAGATCGAGGTCCTGGCGCTCACCGAGGAGGCCTTCGACGGGGTCGACGTCGCGCTCTTCGACGTACCCGACGAGGTCGCCGGGCGGTGGGCGCCGTTCGCCGCCGCGCGGGGCGCGGTGGTCGTCGACAACTCGGGCGCCTTCCGCATGGACCCGGACGTGCCGCTCGTCGTGCCCGAGGTCAACCCGCACGCCGTGCGCACCCGCCCGCGCGGGATCGTCGCCAACCCGAACTGCACCACCCTGTCGATGATCGTCGCGCTGGGCGCGCTGCACGCCGGGTTCGGCCTGCGCGAGCTGGTCGTCTCCTCGTACCAGGCGGTCAGCGGCGCCGGGCACGCCGGCGTGCGGACCCTGCGCGAGCAGCTGTCGCTGGTGGCCGGCACGGAGCTGGGGACCAGCCCCGGCGACGTGCGGCGGGCCGTCGGGGACAACACGGGGCCGTTCCCGGAGCCGGTCGCGCTGAACGTCGTCCCGTGGGCCGGGTCGCTGCGCGAGGACGGCTGGTCCTCGGAGGAGATGAAGGTCCGCGACGAGTCCCGCAAGATCCTGGGCCTGCCCACGCTCCCCGTGGCGGTCACCTGTGTACGCGTCCCGGTGGTCACCACGCACTCCCTCACCGTGCACGCCCGCTTCGAGAACGAGGTCACCGTCGACCGGGCCCGCGAGATCCTCGCGACGGCGCCCGGCGTCGTCCTGTTCGACAACCCGGCCGCGGGGGAGTTCCCCACCCCCGCCGATGTCGTCGGCACCGATCCGACCTGGGTCGGGCGGGTCCGCAGGGCCCTCGACGACCCCACCGCGCTGGAGCTTTTCGTGTGCGGCGACAATCTCCGCAAGGGTGCCGCGCTCAACACCGCACAGATCGCCGAGCTGGTGGCCGTCGAACAGCAAAAAAGTTCTGGATCACACGGCGTTCCTGCGTAG
- a CDS encoding SigE family RNA polymerase sigma factor, translated as MAEVLDFTAPRGTALRPPRQALRPRRAGASGGMPVIAPMPAARPARIPGQRDGADDAVAAGTTVDHLTETYRAHYRSLLGLAALLLDDTASCEDVVQEAFIRVHSARKRVRDPEKTLAYLRQTVVNLSRSALRRRILGLKLLSKPMPDMASAEEGAYDQLERDSLIKAMKGLQRRQREVLVLRYFADMTEAQVAETLGVSLGSVKAYGSRGIAALRVAMETPV; from the coding sequence GTGGCTGAGGTACTCGACTTCACAGCGCCGCGCGGCACGGCCCTACGGCCGCCCCGCCAGGCCCTCCGACCCCGCAGGGCCGGCGCGTCCGGTGGCATGCCGGTGATCGCGCCCATGCCCGCAGCGCGCCCCGCCCGCATACCCGGTCAGCGTGACGGAGCCGACGACGCCGTCGCGGCAGGCACCACCGTCGACCATCTCACCGAGACGTACCGCGCGCACTACCGCTCGCTGCTCGGTCTCGCGGCCCTCCTCCTCGACGACACCGCCTCCTGCGAGGACGTCGTCCAGGAGGCCTTCATCCGGGTCCACTCGGCCCGCAAACGCGTCCGGGACCCGGAGAAGACGCTGGCCTATCTGCGCCAGACGGTCGTCAACCTGTCCCGCTCCGCGCTGCGCCGCCGCATACTCGGCCTCAAGCTGCTCTCCAAGCCCATGCCCGACATGGCGAGCGCGGAGGAGGGCGCCTACGACCAGCTGGAGCGCGACTCCCTCATCAAGGCGATGAAGGGCCTGCAGCGCCGCCAGCGCGAGGTCCTGGTGCTGCGTTACTTCGCGGACATGACCGAGGCGCAGGTCGCCGAGACCCTCGGTGTCTCGCTGGGCTCGGTGAAGGCGTACGGCTCACGCGGCATCGCCGCGCTGCGGGTGGCCATGGAGACGCCGGTATGA
- a CDS encoding SURF1 family protein translates to MYRFLLTPRWWGINVFVLLSIPFCIFMGSWQLGRFEARVDDHRDAEARVVSDKREEARPLDGLLPVTKATSGKQTTATGRYDTQLLVPDRKLEDKDGYYVLTLLRTDTGRALPVVRGWLPGTPDPAEVPAAPTGEVTVTGALQASETPGNNGVSARGGLPGGQTAAISSASLVNLVEYDVYDAWVTLNRGDSGMKAVPATAPGGTGLDLKAFQNLGYTAEWFAFVGFVIFMWFRLLRRELEFARDAELGLAPEPDTAGEREPERPSPSAV, encoded by the coding sequence GTGTACCGGTTTCTGCTGACACCCCGCTGGTGGGGGATCAACGTCTTCGTCCTGCTGTCCATCCCCTTCTGCATCTTCATGGGGTCCTGGCAGCTGGGCCGGTTCGAGGCCCGGGTGGACGACCACCGCGACGCCGAGGCGCGGGTCGTCTCGGACAAGCGCGAGGAGGCCAGGCCGCTGGACGGGCTGCTGCCCGTCACCAAGGCGACCTCCGGCAAGCAGACCACCGCGACCGGCCGGTACGACACCCAGCTGCTGGTGCCCGACCGCAAGCTGGAAGACAAGGACGGCTACTACGTCCTGACGCTGCTGCGCACCGACACCGGCCGGGCGCTGCCCGTCGTCCGGGGCTGGCTGCCCGGCACGCCCGACCCGGCCGAGGTGCCCGCGGCGCCCACCGGTGAGGTCACCGTCACCGGCGCGCTGCAGGCCTCCGAGACACCGGGCAACAACGGCGTCAGCGCCCGTGGCGGACTGCCCGGGGGGCAGACGGCGGCGATCAGCTCGGCGTCCCTGGTGAACCTCGTGGAGTACGACGTGTACGACGCCTGGGTCACGCTCAACCGCGGCGACTCGGGGATGAAGGCGGTGCCGGCGACCGCGCCCGGCGGCACCGGACTGGACCTGAAGGCGTTCCAGAACCTCGGCTACACCGCCGAGTGGTTCGCCTTCGTCGGCTTCGTGATCTTCATGTGGTTCCGGCTGCTCCGCCGCGAGCTGGAGTTCGCCCGCGACGCGGAACTGGGCCTGGCCCCCGAGCCGGACACGGCCGGGGAGCGGGAGCCGGAGCGGCCGAGCCCGTCGGCGGTCTGA
- a CDS encoding S9 family peptidase: MTESNASDAPDMPDWEKRFRAPRVSLPDWAEDAPDRSLFVSNATGTYELYAWDRSTGDRRQVTDRANGTTDGVLSPDGEWIWWFDDKDGDEFGVWRRQRFSGGEDELGAPGLDPSYPAGLALGRDGRTAVVGRSTDEDGTTIHLVRTGEGPAEIYRHRESAGVGDLSHDGALIAVEHTEHGDAMHSALRVLRPDGTTVAELDDTEGGTRELGLEVLGFAPVEGDTRLLIGHQRRGRWEPLVWDVATGEETDLALDLPGDVSAEWYPDGSGLLIVHGFEARGEIFRYDLAEGRLEKVPTPPGAVSGATVRPDGSVEYLWSSAAVPPAVRSTAGGVVLEPPGMKSPGSVPVEDVWVEGPGGRIHALVQKPAGATGPLPTVFDIHGGPTWHDSDSFAAGPAAWVDHGYAVVRVNYRGSTGYGRAWTDALKHRVGLIELEDIAAVREWAVASGLADPARLILTGGSWGGYLTLLGLGTQPEAWALGIAAVPVADYVTAYHDEMEALKAMDRTLLGGTPEEVPDRFEASSPLTYVDKVKAPVYISAGVNDPRCPIQQIENYVKRLESRGAVHEVYRYEAGHGSLVVDERIKQVRLELTFATNHLPAQQP; this comes from the coding sequence ATGACTGAGAGCAACGCGTCCGACGCGCCGGACATGCCCGACTGGGAGAAGCGCTTCCGGGCGCCCCGGGTGTCCCTTCCCGACTGGGCCGAGGACGCCCCCGACCGTTCCCTGTTCGTGTCGAACGCGACGGGGACGTACGAGCTGTACGCCTGGGACCGGTCGACGGGGGACCGGCGCCAGGTCACGGACCGGGCCAACGGCACGACGGACGGCGTGCTCTCGCCGGACGGCGAGTGGATCTGGTGGTTCGACGACAAGGACGGCGACGAGTTCGGCGTCTGGCGCCGGCAGCGGTTCTCGGGCGGCGAGGACGAGCTCGGGGCCCCGGGCCTGGACCCCTCCTACCCCGCCGGTCTCGCCCTGGGCAGGGACGGCCGCACGGCGGTCGTGGGCCGCTCCACGGACGAGGACGGCACGACGATCCACCTGGTCCGCACGGGCGAGGGTCCGGCGGAGATCTACCGGCATCGCGAGTCGGCGGGCGTCGGCGACCTCTCCCACGACGGCGCGCTGATCGCCGTGGAGCACACCGAGCACGGTGACGCGATGCACTCCGCGCTGCGCGTGCTGCGCCCGGACGGCACGACGGTCGCCGAGCTCGACGACACCGAAGGCGGGACGCGGGAGCTGGGCCTGGAGGTCCTCGGTTTCGCGCCGGTGGAGGGCGACACCCGGCTGCTCATCGGGCACCAGCGGCGCGGACGCTGGGAGCCCCTGGTGTGGGACGTGGCGACGGGGGAGGAGACGGACCTCGCCCTCGACCTGCCCGGTGACGTGAGCGCCGAGTGGTATCCGGACGGCAGCGGCCTGCTGATCGTGCACGGCTTCGAGGCCCGCGGCGAGATCTTCCGCTACGACCTCGCCGAGGGCCGGCTGGAGAAGGTCCCGACCCCGCCCGGCGCGGTCTCGGGCGCCACGGTCCGCCCCGACGGCAGCGTGGAGTACCTGTGGTCGTCGGCCGCCGTACCGCCGGCGGTGCGGTCCACGGCGGGCGGTGTGGTGCTGGAGCCGCCCGGGATGAAGTCGCCCGGGTCGGTGCCGGTGGAGGACGTGTGGGTGGAGGGGCCGGGCGGCCGTATCCACGCGCTGGTCCAGAAGCCGGCCGGGGCGACGGGTCCGCTGCCGACGGTCTTCGACATCCACGGCGGCCCCACCTGGCACGACAGCGACTCCTTCGCGGCCGGCCCGGCCGCCTGGGTCGACCACGGGTACGCGGTGGTCCGCGTCAACTACCGCGGCTCCACCGGCTACGGGCGGGCCTGGACCGACGCGCTGAAGCACCGGGTGGGCCTGATCGAGCTGGAGGACATCGCGGCGGTACGGGAGTGGGCGGTCGCCTCCGGCCTCGCGGACCCCGCCCGGCTGATCCTCACCGGCGGCTCCTGGGGCGGCTATCTCACCCTGCTCGGGCTCGGCACCCAGCCCGAGGCGTGGGCGCTGGGCATCGCGGCGGTTCCGGTCGCCGACTACGTCACGGCGTACCACGACGAGATGGAAGCGCTGAAGGCGATGGACCGCACGCTGCTGGGCGGCACCCCGGAGGAGGTCCCCGACCGCTTCGAGGCGTCGTCCCCCCTCACCTACGTGGACAAGGTGAAGGCGCCGGTCTACATCTCGGCGGGCGTCAACGACCCACGCTGCCCGATCCAGCAGATCGAGAACTACGTCAAGCGCCTGGAGTCCCGCGGCGCGGTCCACGAGGTCTACCGCTACGAAGCCGGCCACGGCTCCCTGGTCGTCGACGAACGCATCAAACAGGTCCGCCTCGAACTGACCTTCGCCACCAACCACCTCCCCGCCCAGCAGCCCTAG
- a CDS encoding NAD-binding protein — MVVCGDDGLAHRLAAELRGVYREQVALVVPPAGRLGGRQPVVGRARAASAALIDRVVTAVNRGNGGSPDGTSPSGAGERVVEAAEPTETVLAEVGVERAAALALVYDDDETNIRAALTARRLNPRLRLVLRLYNRRLGQHIEELLDQAAELAGGGGAADRAGADVSTTVLSDADTTAPALVATALVGTSKVVDADGLLLRAVERRPPRPGEVADPGLCTLALLSATSNDPAGDEGSEDDSGDQAPRLLPDAAAVAEATGRGTVVLEQVSYSGTPLPARRGGVPPFASLFSRRLRWSLAGLVAATVALAVVLALVTDDDPLHATYVTLLDLFAINEPAHHESTGRQVLQLLSGLVGLLLLPVLLAAVLEALGTFRTASALRKPPRGLGGHVVLLGLGKIGTRVLTRLRELHIPVVCVEADPEARGMPVARRLRVPVVMGDVTQEGVLEAAKIHRADALLALTSEDTTNLEAVLYARSVRPDLRAVLRLYDDDFAKAVYRTLRTAHPLALTRSRSVSHLAAPAFAVAMMGRQILGAIPVERRVLLFAAVGVGGHPQLEGRTVGEAFRAGAWRVLALDTAAVRAGGGGGAEEVPGAGLVWDLPDTYVLRAEDRVVLAATRRGLAELLGRRARSAT, encoded by the coding sequence ATGGTGGTGTGCGGCGACGACGGGCTGGCGCACCGGCTCGCCGCCGAACTGCGCGGGGTGTACCGCGAACAGGTGGCCCTCGTGGTGCCGCCCGCCGGGCGGCTCGGCGGACGGCAGCCGGTGGTGGGGCGGGCCCGGGCGGCCTCCGCCGCACTCATCGACCGAGTGGTGACCGCCGTCAACCGGGGCAACGGCGGCTCTCCCGACGGTACTTCGCCCTCCGGAGCCGGCGAGCGGGTGGTGGAGGCGGCCGAGCCGACCGAGACCGTGCTCGCCGAGGTCGGGGTGGAGCGGGCCGCCGCGCTGGCGCTGGTGTACGACGACGACGAGACCAACATCCGCGCCGCCCTGACCGCCCGCCGGCTCAACCCCCGGCTGCGGCTGGTGCTCCGGCTGTACAACCGGCGGCTGGGCCAGCACATCGAGGAACTGCTCGACCAGGCAGCCGAGTTGGCGGGCGGCGGCGGGGCGGCGGACCGGGCCGGCGCCGATGTCTCCACGACCGTGCTGTCCGACGCCGACACCACCGCGCCCGCGCTGGTCGCCACCGCGCTCGTCGGCACCAGCAAGGTCGTCGACGCGGACGGGCTGCTGCTGCGGGCGGTGGAACGCCGGCCCCCGCGGCCGGGCGAGGTGGCCGACCCCGGACTGTGCACGCTGGCGCTGCTGTCCGCGACGAGCAACGACCCTGCGGGCGACGAGGGTTCGGAGGACGACAGCGGCGACCAGGCCCCGCGGCTGCTGCCCGACGCGGCGGCGGTGGCGGAGGCCACCGGGCGCGGGACGGTGGTGCTGGAGCAGGTGTCGTACTCCGGGACGCCGCTGCCCGCCCGGCGGGGCGGGGTGCCGCCGTTCGCCTCGCTGTTCTCCCGGCGGCTGCGGTGGTCGCTGGCGGGACTGGTGGCGGCCACGGTCGCGCTCGCCGTCGTACTGGCGCTGGTCACGGACGACGACCCGCTGCACGCCACGTACGTCACGCTGCTCGACCTCTTCGCGATCAACGAGCCCGCGCACCACGAGTCCACGGGGCGGCAGGTGCTGCAACTGCTGTCCGGGCTGGTGGGGTTGCTGCTGCTGCCGGTGCTGCTCGCGGCGGTGCTGGAGGCGCTGGGGACGTTCCGTACGGCGTCGGCGCTGCGGAAGCCGCCGCGCGGGCTGGGCGGGCACGTGGTGCTGCTGGGCCTCGGCAAGATCGGGACGCGGGTGCTGACGCGGCTGCGGGAGCTGCACATTCCGGTGGTCTGCGTCGAGGCCGACCCGGAGGCGCGGGGGATGCCCGTGGCGCGGCGGCTGCGGGTGCCGGTGGTGATGGGGGACGTCACGCAGGAGGGGGTGCTGGAGGCGGCGAAGATCCATCGCGCGGACGCGCTGCTGGCGCTGACCAGCGAGGACACCACCAATCTCGAGGCGGTGCTGTACGCGCGGTCCGTGCGGCCGGATCTGCGGGCGGTGCTGCGGCTGTACGACGACGACTTCGCGAAGGCCGTGTACCGGACGCTGCGGACGGCGCACCCGCTGGCGCTGACACGGAGCCGGAGCGTCTCCCATCTGGCCGCGCCCGCGTTCGCCGTGGCGATGATGGGGCGGCAGATCCTAGGGGCGATCCCGGTGGAGCGGCGGGTGCTGCTGTTCGCGGCGGTGGGTGTGGGCGGGCATCCGCAGCTGGAGGGGCGGACGGTGGGGGAGGCGTTCCGGGCGGGGGCGTGGCGGGTGCTGGCGCTCGACACGGCCGCGGTGCGGGCGGGCGGGGGTGGTGGTGCGGAGGAGGTCCCGGGGGCGGGGCTGGTGTGGGACCTTCCCGACACGTATGTGCTGCGGGCGGAGGACCGGGTGGTGCTGGCGGCGACCCGGCGGGGGCTGGCGGAGCTGCTGGGGCGGCGGGCGCGGAGCGCGACGTAG
- a CDS encoding permease: MALTRQSPRGAGAPGDARQGKEPVEEPRHLDSALLLTLLLLTAVMFQDPVRRALAAPVMQSWMTVFVAVVLQALPFLVLGVLLSAAIAVFVPPSFFARALPKRPALAVPVAGAAGAVLPGCECASVPVAGALVRRGVAPAAALAFLLSAPAINPVVLTATAVAFPDAPEMVLARFVASLLVACAMGWLWQRPGRADRLRTPSRSSYEGQGRGPAFWGSVRHDVTHAGGFLVIGAMAAATLKAVVPAEWLRAAAGHPVLSVLALAALAVLLSICSEADAFVAASLTQFSLTARLAFLVVGPMVDLKLFAMQAGTFGRPFALRFAPATLALAVAVSALTGAVLL, encoded by the coding sequence GTGGCCCTCACCAGACAGTCCCCGCGCGGAGCCGGCGCACCCGGCGACGCACGGCAGGGGAAGGAGCCCGTCGAGGAGCCCCGCCACCTCGACTCCGCGCTCCTGCTCACCCTGCTCCTGCTCACGGCCGTGATGTTCCAGGACCCGGTGCGCCGCGCCCTGGCCGCCCCGGTGATGCAGAGCTGGATGACGGTGTTCGTGGCGGTGGTGCTCCAGGCCCTTCCGTTCCTGGTGCTCGGCGTCCTGCTGTCGGCGGCCATCGCGGTGTTCGTCCCGCCGTCCTTCTTCGCCCGCGCCCTGCCGAAGCGCCCGGCGCTGGCCGTCCCCGTGGCGGGCGCGGCGGGCGCGGTGCTGCCGGGCTGCGAGTGCGCGTCCGTGCCGGTGGCGGGCGCCCTGGTGCGCAGGGGAGTGGCCCCGGCGGCGGCCCTGGCGTTCCTGCTGTCCGCCCCCGCGATCAACCCCGTCGTGCTGACGGCGACCGCGGTCGCCTTCCCGGACGCCCCCGAGATGGTCCTCGCCCGCTTCGTCGCGAGCCTGCTGGTGGCGTGCGCGATGGGCTGGCTGTGGCAGCGTCCCGGCCGCGCCGACCGGCTCCGCACGCCCTCCCGTTCGTCGTACGAGGGTCAGGGCAGGGGCCCGGCGTTCTGGGGCTCCGTACGGCACGACGTGACGCACGCCGGCGGCTTCCTGGTAATCGGCGCGATGGCGGCGGCGACGCTGAAGGCGGTGGTCCCGGCGGAGTGGCTGCGTGCCGCGGCCGGACACCCGGTGCTGTCGGTGCTGGCGCTGGCCGCCCTCGCCGTGCTGCTGTCGATCTGCTCGGAGGCGGACGCGTTCGTGGCGGCGTCACTGACCCAGTTCTCGCTGACGGCCCGGCTCGCGTTCCTCGTCGTGGGCCCCATGGTCGACCTGAAGCTCTTCGCCATGCAGGCGGGCACCTTCGGCCGCCCCTTCGCCCTGCGCTTCGCCCCCGCGACCCTCGCCCTGGCGGTGGCCGTGTCGGCCCTGACGGGAGCGGTGCTGCTGTGA
- a CDS encoding TIGR03943 family putative permease subunit codes for MRGNLNHQAQAALLFLLGATVLHAGLTDLHLRYVKAGLRPLLLLSGAVLIATAAATVWYAWRRPRRAEGHREPRVSWLLTLPLFALILVAPPALGSYSATHTGTALREPLGFPDLPAEGPLRLGVGEYAARAVYDHGRHLRGRSISVTGFVALDGDGAPYLVRMGLNCCAADAQPVKIALAGEVPPVLRPDTWLELTGAYSPRRTTDPVNDGPVPYFEVTAAEPVPAPADPYDDAWAG; via the coding sequence GTGAGGGGGAACCTCAACCACCAGGCCCAGGCGGCCCTGCTGTTCCTGCTCGGCGCGACCGTGCTGCACGCCGGACTGACCGACCTCCACCTGCGGTACGTCAAGGCGGGCCTGCGTCCGCTGCTCCTGCTGTCGGGAGCGGTGCTGATCGCGACGGCGGCGGCGACGGTCTGGTACGCGTGGCGCCGCCCGCGGCGCGCGGAGGGCCACCGGGAGCCCCGTGTCTCCTGGCTCCTGACCCTGCCCCTGTTCGCCCTGATCCTGGTCGCCCCGCCGGCCCTGGGCTCCTACAGCGCCACCCACACCGGCACGGCCCTGCGGGAACCGCTCGGCTTCCCGGACCTGCCCGCCGAGGGCCCCCTGCGCCTCGGCGTCGGGGAGTACGCGGCCCGCGCGGTCTACGACCACGGCCGCCACCTGCGGGGCCGCTCGATCAGCGTCACCGGTTTCGTGGCCCTGGACGGCGACGGCGCCCCGTACCTGGTCCGCATGGGCCTCAACTGCTGTGCCGCAGACGCCCAGCCGGTCAAGATCGCCCTCGCCGGGGAGGTGCCCCCGGTGCTGCGGCCGGACACCTGGCTGGAGCTCACCGGCGCCTACAGCCCGCGGCGCACCACGGACCCGGTCAACGACGGCCCGGTCCCCTACTTCGAGGTCACCGCCGCCGAACCCGTCCCGGCCCCCGCCGACCCGTACGACGACGCCTGGGCGGGTTAG
- a CDS encoding zinc-ribbon domain-containing protein, with protein sequence MIIFGTKGYLYQLAILTLVCAQCGNPSAHTLRKRVTKFTLFFVPLFPVSTKYTTQCTFCGAEQKLTAEQAEQLQAQAVGGPDSGQRSQQQPYGS encoded by the coding sequence ATGATCATTTTTGGTACCAAGGGGTATCTGTACCAGCTCGCGATACTCACGCTGGTGTGCGCGCAGTGCGGGAACCCGTCCGCGCACACGCTCAGGAAGCGGGTCACCAAGTTCACCCTGTTCTTCGTGCCGCTGTTCCCGGTCTCGACGAAGTACACGACGCAGTGCACCTTCTGCGGCGCGGAGCAGAAGCTGACCGCGGAGCAGGCCGAGCAGCTCCAGGCGCAGGCCGTCGGCGGCCCGGACAGCGGGCAGCGGTCGCAGCAGCAGCCGTACGGGTCCTAA